The Pirellulales bacterium genome segment GCGCGGCATCCATCCCGACGTGCGCGTGGTAGAGCAGAAAGCACCGCCCGCGGTTTCGCAATCCGCCGGTGCGGCTGTCGCCGAAGAGGTCGAAGCCCCCGCGCTGATTGACCTGAGCGACGAGCCAACCACCGAGGGCTTTATTAAGATCGTCGATGCCACCGCGGCAAAAGTAGTCACGGTGATTGAGATTTTGAGCGTGTCCAACAAACTGCCTGGCGAGGGACAACGGCTCTACCGGCAAAAGCAACAGGAATTGAACGAGGGCGGCGTCAGCTTGGTCGAGATCGACTTGCTGCGCGCCGGCGAGCACGTGCTCAACGTGCCAAGCCGTCGCATCCCACGCGCCTATCGGACTCCTTACCGCGTGCGCGTGCGGCGCGGTTGGCGTCCGCGGCGGGTCGAGCTTTACCGCGCTCCGCCCGAAAAACGTTTGCCAAAGATTCAGATACCTTTGCGCGAAACGGATAAAGATGTGACGCTTGACCTGCAATCTCTGATTGAACTTTGCTACCGCAATGGCCGGTACGATCGGACCGATTACACTGTCGATCCCGATCCGCCGTTTGATCCCCCAACCGCCGCTTGGGCGAATGAACTCCTGAAGGCGAAGGGGCTGCGGTAGTACCGGAGACCGAGATGATCCGCGGCCACAAGCATTATCGACGCCTTGCGCGCCGGCGGGACCAGTGTCTTCGACGCCTTGAACCAGCAGCGCTGCTGGCGGCGGCGACAAAAAAGCCGGCGACTGGTATTCGGGCACGCTGCTCGGCGGCCTCGATTTCATCCAGTGGATCGGCGATGGCTCCTGAACCTAATTGGCGGCGGAGAAATGAGTCAGCGTGTCGCGCCCCGAACTGCCCAAGCGGCCCTGACTGATGCGGCCGAGGTTTTCATGGGGGCGTTCAGCGACGGCCTGCCGACTTAAGCAAATCGTTGGCCCACGCGGCGTCGGCCTCGTCGAAGGGCGGTTCCGGCCCGGCCGAGTAATCGAGCGAGTCGTATCGCCCGTTGGCATAGCACTGATCGACCAAGGACTGCAGATCGAGCGGCACGTCGGGGTCGGTCTTGCGCAGAGGGATCTTGATGTGGGGCAGCGGCTGGCGCACTGAGAAGCGGTAGAGCTCCGCTCGGACCGGCTCCCAGGCCCGCCAAACGCATGCCCCATACCCGCGGTGGTAGGCCGTGGGAATGGCACGTTTCGGCATGTTCATGACCCAGCCGCCCCCGCGCAGCAAATCGATCTCGACGAGGCTGACCCTGGCGCGGCGAAGCTCGCGCTGTTTCCGGCGATATTCCTTTCGGCCCGGCGCGTACTTGTTCGACGGGCTCAAAACCTCGATCACTGTGACAAGACGCTGCTCGGCCGTGCGTTCGCGGATTTCGATGTACCCTTCGTTGGCCATTTCCGGAAGATAGACGACGAGCGGCTCGGCTGCCGTGGTCGTGGCGGAGGCCACCGCAACGCCCCCACCCTCCTCGCGATGCGGATGCTCCGTGATCCGTACATCCGGGTAGATCGCCCGTCGGTATTCGACGTCGAGATCATAGGGCTCCACGTAGACCTGCTCCTCCATCCGGGCCACCAGATCGCCGGGCAGCTTGCCCTGAAGGTGATCGCGGGCGTAAGTAACCAGGCTCTGATGCACATCGCGCCAGTGCAATTCGAGATATGGATCCATGCCGGGAAAAGGGCTTTTCATTTCGTGGCCTCTAATCCACCGCCTTGGCACCCGCGATCAAATCGATGAAGTCCCGGTTGCTCTTGAACTTGGAGAGCTGCTTGGTGAGCTGCTCCATGGCGTCGACGTGGTGCATGCTCGACAGCGTGCGGCGAAGCATGGTCACGGCGTGCAGCGTTTCAGTGTCGAGCAGTTTCTCTTCGCGGCGCGTGCCCGATTGGCTGATGTCGATGGCGGGCCAGACGCGGCGGTCGGCCAGCTTGCGGTCGAGCACCAGCTCCATGTTGCCCGTGCCCTTGAACTCCTGAAAGATCAACTCGTCCATGCGGCTGCCCGTGTCGATCAGGGCCGTGGCCACGATGGTCAGCGAACCGCCTTCCTCGAACAGTCGCGCCGTCGCAAACAGTTTCTTGGGAATGTCGAGGGCCTTGATGTCGACGCCGCCCGACATGGTGCGGCCGGTGTTGCCCACCCACTTGTTGAAGGCGCGGGCCATGCGGGTGATCGAGTCCATCAAGAGGAACACGTCGTGGCCCATTTCCACCAGCCGCTTACAGCGTTCGACCATCAACTGCGAAAGCCGCACGTGGCTTTCGACGTCGCGGTCGAGACTGCTGGCGAGCACTTCGCCGTTGAGTACGCTGCGGCGAAAGTCGGTCACCTCTTCGGGCCGCTCGTCGATGAGCAGCACGTAGAGCTTCACCTCCGGGTAATTCGTGGAAATCGCCTGGCTGATCTGCTGCAGCAGGATGGTTTTTCCCGTGCGAGGCGGGGCCACGATCAAGGCCCGCTGCCCTTTGCCCAGCGGCGTGAGCAGATCCATCACCCGCGGGCTGAGCGGCTGCGGGCCGGTCTCCAATTGCAGCCACGACTCGGGGTTGATTGCCGTGAGCGCGTCGAAGCTTTTGACGTTGAGATACTCTTCGGGCTTGATGCCGTCGACGTCGATGACTTCCCGCAGCCGCGGTCCCTGCTGCTTGCGGCTTTGCTGCACCATGCCGTTGATCAGCACCCCTTCGCGGAGGCCGAACTTCTCGATCATGGTGCCCGGCACGAAGGGATCGGTCCTTTCGCGCTGATAGTTGTTTTTGGGATCGCGGAGAAAGCCGTAGCCGTTGGGGTGCAATTCAAGAACGCCCACCGCCGGTTCGAGAGGCACCGGCTCGCCATTTTCCATCAGGGGTTCGAGGTCGGGAGGCATGCGGTCTCCACCGCCGCCTCCTCCACCGCCGCCGCCTCCTCCACCGCCGCCGCCTCCTCCGCGTCGTCGTCGCCGCGGTGCATGTCCGTTAAAGGAGCTGGAACCGTTCATGCCGCGTCCGCCGCGGCCGCGTTTCTTCTTCGCCATAGTTCACCAGAAAAGAGACGGATTTGCATTGGCCATTACCATTGCGGCCAATATCAACGCGCAAACCACGCGCGATGGTTGGGGGGTGATCCCAAAAGATTAAGAACGAGGCCCTCGGCCCGTTGCCGAAAAACCGAAACAGAAGCCAACTTTCGCCTTGCGACGAAAATCGTAAGAATCTGGGGTCGACCCCCTCGGCTGGCATTGAAATTCATGCCAGGCCCTCGAAAATCACCGAGGACCCTATGCCGAGCGGGCGACAGGTATGCCAATCAAGCACGGCCCGCCCACAAAAAAGCGGCCAAAGCCCTGATCCACTGAAGTTTTCCAGGAAAACCAGCAGCTCTTAACGACCGGGCCAGAAGCGGCTCCAACCTCTGAACTGCCATCAAAACCCGCTCAGAGGACCCTTGCAACCCAGCCAGCCTATATGGCCGCCGTTGCGCGGGCGGGACGGTGCCTGTCTGTCAGGCAAGACGTAAAACTATGAAAATCTTAACCACATCTACGGCTGTGTCAAGCGATGTTTTTCTAAATCCGTGACCGCCCCCCCATCTGCCACGCTGCCTCGTGCCAAAGCCAGCCGCACAATCGGAACGATCGGCAGATTTGCCCGAAGGTTTGTCTCCGGCCCGTCCGATGTAAAAACGGTGTCCCGCATAGGGCAGAAGTCACGCTACGCTTGCAGGAAAGGCCCGTCCTCCTATGTTGGCAAACTGGCTGCTTGTTTGGGCTTTCGCCGCGCCGTCGTTCGCAGATTCGCCGGCGGGCGAAGCCGGATGGCGCTGGGAAACCGATCTCGACGCGGCCCAGCGGACCGCCCGGCAGACGAACCGCCTCGTGCTGATTCACTTCGGCGGGCCGTGGTGCCCGCCGTGTCAGCGGTTGGAGCAGCAAGTGTTCAACCAGCCGGGTTTCGGCCGCGAACTCCAAGCGAAATACGTCGCCGTCAAGGTCGATCCCCATACCAATCGGGCACTCGCCGAGAAGTACGGGATTCGCACCTTTCCGACCGATGTGGTCATCACTGCTCGTGGACAACTGGTGTACAAGGTCGGCAGCCCGAACACGCGCGCGGCTTATACCGAAACCATGAATCGGATTGCGGCCAGTGTGATGCCGCTCGACGCGATTGCGGCGGATCCAAAAGCTAAACCAGAACCGCAGCCACGGCCCCAGCCGGCAGCGCCCCAGCCCAACAAAGTACACGACCCCGCCGATCGCTATGCGGCTTATGAGCGCAGTCGACCGCCGGCGAAACCCCCGGCGGCACGGGCGCAGGCCGGGCAGCCAAAACCGCTGGAAGACGCGCACAGCACGGCTTCGACCACGGAACCGCGACCGAACGGCCTGAACGCCTCGTCCGTCGGCAGCGGCAATCGCTTGGCCACCGCCGCGCAGTATCAAGGCGAGGTCGCGCCGGCACCGCCCCGGCCAACGGGCGTGGCGACCGCCTCAAGGTCCGGCGACGCGACGCCGGCCACCGCTGCCGCGGACTTGCACACACATGTGCCGGTGCGCGATCGCGAGATGTCCGCACCCGCCGCGCATCCACCGCTCGCATTGGATGGCTATTGTGCCGTCGCCTTGGTTGACAAGCGGCAATGGCAAAGAGGCGATCAGAGGTGGGGCGCAGTCCACCGCGGGCGAACGTATTTGTTCGTCAGCCAAGATGCGCAACAGGCGTTCCTTGCCAATCCGGACCGCTACAGCCCGGTCTTTTCCGGCAACGATCCGGTGATGCGGCTCGACCACCATCAAAACGTGCCCGGCCGACGGGAGCACGGCGCTTTCTATAACGAGCGCGTCTATCTGTTTGCCAGCGAAGAGACGTTCCGGCAATTCGACCGCGAGCCGAACCGCTACGCCACCGAAGCGCGGCAAGCCATGCGCCGCTAAGCAGCGACGGCATTGAATTCATGCGGCCCGCGGCGAAGATGCCGATCGAAACGCAGGCTGAGCCGTTTCCCCTCGGCCAGGCGAACGAAGCCTTGGAGGCGTTGCGGACCGGTCGCATCCAGACTTCGCCGTCGGGTAAACCTCGACATGCCTGCGGCCAGCGGCTAGGCTGATAGTTGAAAGTAACCCGCCGGGCCGCGCCATCGCGGCCCTCCCGCCTTCCCGTTGCCACACGATTCCATTATGTCGATCACGCGCGTCTTGCCTCGTCTTTTGTTTGCCTCCGCGCTCCTCGGCCGCGTCGCTTCGTTGCAGGCCGCCACGGGAACCGACCAGTCGGCCAGACCGCCGGCCGAGGCGCTGGCCGCTCTCAAAACGCCCGACGATCTTGTGGTCGAACAGGTGCTGGCCGAACCCGATGCCCGGCAGCCGCTGTTCATCGATTTCGACGAGCGCGGCCGGATGTGGGTCGTCGAGTACATTCAGTATCCCTATCCGGCCGGAATCAAAATCCTCAGCGAAGACAAGTTCTTGCGTGCGACTTACGACAAAGTGCCCCCGCCGCCGCCCAATCACTTCCGCGGCCTCGACAAGATCAGCATCCACGAAGACACGGACGGCGACGGCAAGTTCGACAAGCACAAGAAGTTTCTCGACGGCCTGAACATCGTCACGAGTTTTGCCCGTGGCCGCGGCGGCGTTTGGGTGCTCAACCCGCCTTACCTGCTGTTTTATCCCGACCGCGACGGCGATGACGTTCCCGACGGCGGTCCGGAGGTGCATCTGCAAGGCTTCGGGCTGGAAGATACGCACTCCTGTGCCAACAACCTTCGCTGGGGTCCCGACGGCTGGCTCTATGCTTGTCAGGGAAGCACGGTCAGCGGCGACATCTTGCGGCCCGGCCGCGACAAGAAGCCGGTGCATTCGATGGGCCAGCTCATCTGGCGCTATCACCCCGAGCAGCGGCGATACGAGATTTTTGCCGAGGGCGGCGGCAATGCGTTCGGCCTGGAGATCGACTCGCTCGGCCGCATTTATTCGGGCCACAACGGCGGCGACACGCGCGGTTTTCACTATGTGCAGGGCGGCTATTTCCAGAAGGGCTTCAGCAAGCATGGGCCGCTGTCGAATCCCTACACTTTCGGCTATTTCCCGGCGATGAAGCACGCCGCGGTGCCGAGGTTCACGCACGCCTTCGTGATCTACGAAGGGGCCGCGTTGCCGGACCGATACAACGGACTGCTCTTCGGCGTGGCCCCGCTGCAAAGCCATGTGGTCATGAGCAAGCTGCTGCCCGATGGCTCGACGTTCAAGACGGAGGACGTGGGCCACGCAATCGAGTCGAGCGACGACTGGTTTCGCCCGGTCGGCATCACCGTCGGGCCGGACGGCGCGATCTACGTCTGCGACATGTACGAGGCCCAGATCGCCCATCTGCGGCATCATGAGGGGAAAATCGACACCTCGACAGGACGGGTCTATCGCCTGCGGGCACGGACCAAGGAGCCCCCTGCCGCGTCGTTCGACTTAGCGAAGCTGTCGAGCGGCGAGTTGATCGGCCAATTGAAGCAGCCGAACAAATGGTCCCGCCGGACCGCACTGCGGCTGTTGGGCGACCGCAAAGACACATCCCTCGTGCCTGAGTTGCGGGAAAAGCTTCAGGGCGAGACTGGCCAATTCGCTTTGGAGTGCCTGTGGGCCCTCAACCTGTCGGGCGGATTTGATGAGTCGGCGGCGATGGTCGGGCTGAGCCACGCCAATCCCTACGTGCGTGATTGGACGGTGCGGCTGCTGGGCGATTCCGGCAAAGTTTCGCTCGAACTGGCCTCGCGTCTGTCGCAGCTCGCCCAATCGGAGCCGAACGTCGAAGTGCGCAGCCAGCTTGCTTGCACCGCGCGCCGGCTGCCGGCCGAGCAGTGCCTGGCCCTCGTGCGCGGCTTGCTGGCCCGCGATGAGGATCTCGACGACGTCCATCTGCCGCTCTTGCTGTGGTGGGCCATCGAGTCGAAGGCCGAGAACGACCGCGAGGCAGTAGTCGGTCTGTTCAGCGAACCGGCGGTCTGGCAACTTGCGATCGTCAACAAGCACATCTTGCATCGTTTGATGCGGCGGTACGCGGCCACGGGCAGCCGCAAAGACCTGGTCGTATGTGCCAAGCTGCTGAACCTCGCCACGGGCGATGACCAGCGCAAGGCGCTGATGCGCGGCTTTGAGGAGGCTTTTCAGGGAAGGCCGTTGGCAGGCTTGCCCGACGAACTGGTCGACGCCATGAGCAAGTTCGGCGGACAGTCGCTCACGCTCTCGTTGCGGCAAGGCAAGCCCGTAGCAGTCGAGCAGGCACTGGCGCTGATTGCCGACGACAAAGCCGACGGGAACCAGCGGTTGCAATACATTCAGATTTTCGGCGAAGTTCGTCAACCGGCGTGCGTGCCGGTGTTGCTCAAGCTGTTGCAGGCGACCTCGGATGACGGCCTGCGAACCGCGGCCCTGGCGGCGCTCGAGAAATACGACGCCCCGGAAATCGCCGCCACGGTGCTGACGCTCTATCCCCAGTGGACCGACGACGTGCGCAGCGTCGCACAAAGCCTGTTGGCCAGCCGCAAGGGAACCACCTTGGCCCTGTTGGAGGCCATCGACACGGGCAAGGTCGACGCCACGACCATTCCGCTCGACGTTGCCCGCAAGCTGACGGTCCACCGCGACCCGCGGATCGCCGCTCTGATTGCCAGGCACTTCGGCAGCATCGAAGGGGCGACCACCGCCCAGATGCAGGAGCAGATCGACCGGCTGGCCGACACGATTCGCAACGGTCCGGCCAGTCCATACACCGGCAAGAAGCTGTTCACCGCCAACTGCGCCAAGTGCCACAGGCTGTTCGGCCAGGGCGGCCAGATCGGTCCCGACCTGACCAGCTACAAGCGCGACGACGTGGGAAACATGCTGGTGAATATCGTCAACCCGAGCGCCGAGGTCCGCGAGGGTTTCGAGACCTACCAGGTGCTCACCGACGACGGCCGCGTGGTGAGCGGTTTTCTGGTCGACCGCGACAATCAGGTGGTCGTGCTGCGCGGGGCCGACGGGCAATCCGTGTCGCTCGTGCAGAGCGAGATCGAGGAGATGTTACCGCAGCGCAAATCGCTCATGCCCGAAGGGGTACTGGCGAAAATGACCGAGCAGGACGTGCGCGATCTGTTCGCTTATCTGCGGAGCACGCAGCCGCTGAATGATTGAAAACGTGCGTGCCGGGACGAGCGCGGAAGAGAAGGTAAACGGTGGCCCGTAGTCGAACAACGCAGCGGTCGCGTGACAAAGCCAGACTCGTCCGACGTTCGATTCGCTCGGACTCTACCGCAACGGGTGGTGCTCCCTGGGGTGACATCTTCATCTGCCTGGCATTGGCACTGGCCACCGTCGCCTGCTATAAGAACTTGGTGAATAGCGGATTCGTCAATCTCGACGATGACTACTACGTCACGCGCAATCCTTGGGTGCAAATGGGCCTGAGCCGTCCTTCGGTGCATTGGGCATTCACCACGATGGCGGTGGCCAATTGGCATCCGCTCACCTGGTTATCGCTGGAACTCGACTATCAACTCTTCGGCCCAGCCCCGGCGGGCTTTCACGCCACGAACCTCGTGCTCCACGTCGCCAACACGCTTCTACTTTACTGGCTGCTGCGCCGCTGGACCGGCGCCGCAGGCCGCAGTGCGTGCGTGGCCGCTTTTTTTTCACTGCATCCGCTGCACGTCGAATCGGTGGCCTGGATTACGGAACGCAAAGACGTGCTTAGTACCCTGTTCTTGTTGTTGAGCCTCCTGGCTTGGCAGGTCTATGTGCGGCGTGCGGGCGTCGGGGCGTATGCGGCGTCGCTGACGCTGTTCATTCTCAGTTTGATGGCCAAGCCTATGGGAATCACATTGCCATTGCTGCTCTTGCTGCTCGACTTCTGGCCGCTGGCGCGCGGCGGCGAGGTCGGACCGAATCGCACTCCGTGGATGCCGAGCAAAGCGATGCTGGTCGCCGAGAAACTGCCGTTCTTCTTAGTGAGCGCCGCTTGTGCCGCTGTTACGGTCTTGGCCCAGGGCCACGGCGGCGCGCTGGCCTACGGAAGGTCGTTGTCGTTGGCAGATCGGCTGTTGGCCGTGCCCGTGAATTATCTCATCTACCTGCGGCAAACGTTGTGGCCGGCCGGGCTGGCGGTGTTCTATCGGCATCCCGGCGGCGACCTGCCGATGTGGCAGCCGCTCGCCGCCGCCGTGGTCCTGGCCCTGGTCACCATCTCCGCACGATGGCTTCGCCAAACACGCCCTTATCTGACCGTCGGCTGGTTCTGGTTCCTGATCTCTTTGTTGCCCGTGATCGGCTTGGTCCAGACGGGAGCTCAGGCGACGGCCGACCGTTACATGTATCTGCCGATGATTGGCCTGCTCATCGGCGCATGCTGGGGCGGATGGGACCTGGCAGTTCGCTGGCGGTGTCGGGAGGTGCTCGTACTTGCGGCCACGATCTGCCTCTTGGCCTGTGCCGGGCTGACATTCCGGCAAGTGGCCACATGGCACGACAGTGTAACGCTTTGGCAGCGGGCTGTATCGGTCGCGCCGCCTGCGGTCTTGTCGTTTGTGAACTACGCTTCGGCCCTCAAAGAGGCCGGAATGACCGATGAGGCCCAGCATTGGTATCGGGAGGCGTTGGCCATCGACCCCGACGACTTTGCCGCCAACTCCGGCCTGGGAATCGTGTTGTCGAACAAGGGGCATCAAGAAGAGGCCGAGCGCCATCTGCTGACGGCGCTGAAGTCGAGGCCGAAGCATCCGCTGTTGCTGGAAAATCTCGGCATCGTGAAAGAATTGCAAGGGCACCTCGACGCGGCAGTCGAGTATTACCAATTATCTGCCGGGTTCGATCCGCAATCGCCCCGCATCCAGCAACATTTGCAGCGCGTGCGTCAGAAGCAGGCGGCCGGGCCGTCCCAACCCTGAACCTGCCTACTCTTCCACCGGCGACAGTTCCTTCTCGAAGATCACGAGGTTGCTGCCTAAGTCCGGGTCCCAGCGAATGCCGACCAGGTTATACTCGCGGGCGATGGCCAGGTGCAGCATGGGGCGATGCCCGTTCTGGCACTCGAAGCGGACCCAGGCATAATCATGCTCGGCAGCCCAGGCGTGGACGGCGTCCATCAACTGCGAAGCGATGCCTTTGCGGCGGAATTCGGGCAAGACTCCATAGAGCCAGGAAAAGTAGACGCTCGGCTTCAACTCGAAGCCCAGAAAGAACCCGACCGGCCGATTATCCAGCGCGGCGATCAGTCGTAGCCCATTATAGCGGCCGAGAAAACGGCGCTGAAAGAACGCCGCCTCTTTGGCGGGCCGATAAATCTGGCCATACAGTTCGGTGATCAGCGGAATGTCTTCCACGCCTACGACGTCGATCTTTGCGTTAGCCATTGCAGGTAGGATACAGGGTAGCAGGAAACAGGGTGCAGGGAGACTCGCGGTATTGATCCGATTCTGGACTTGCAATGGCCCCGGTTGCAAGGCCACGACTTTTTATTTTTGGTTGTTATGATCGTAGTATGGGAGCGAGCGAGCTTGCGAGCGCCGGCCCACCATGTTTAGGCGTTAGGCGTTAGGCGTTGGGCGAGGCAACAGGACCTTCCTAATGCCTAACGCCTATCGCCCAACGCCTTCAAACACAGCATCCTCTTGATTCTCGGAGTTCATCATGCACCAAAATATCGCCCTTGAACGTCTCGTCGATTTGAGCAATCCCGAGGCCAATCTCATCTTGAATATGTCGCTCGACGAAGCCATCGCACGCCTCGCTTCGGGCGATCCCGAACAGGTGCGGGCCATCGACGGGCAATTTGCTCTCGTGCATCGCGAAGGAAAGACCGTGCGCATGGCCCGCTCGATCGGCCGGCCGTTGCGGTATTTTATCGCCAAACGCGCGGAAGGTCCCTGCCTCGTTGTCGCCGAACGTATCGACGCCATCCGCGACTTCCTGGCCGCCGAGGGACTTGTGGGACAGTTTCATCCGTCGTATACGCGGATGGTCCCGGCCCATCACCTGGTCGAGATTGCGCTGGTGGGTTGCCCCGACCCGAACCCCACCTATCGCCGCTTCTTCACGCCGCAGCGCAACAGTCTGCCCGCCGACATTGACGCGATCGGCCGGGCGTACATCGGCGCGCTGGCTGAAGAATGCCGCAAGTGGTTAGGACAGATCGGGCCTCGCGAACCGATCGGCGTACTCTTTTCGGGCGGCGTCGATTCAGGGGCGGTGTTCGTGTTGCTCTATCATCTGTTGTTGGCCACCGGCCAGTCGCCCGCCCGACTGAAGGCGTTTACGCTGTCGGTCGACGGCGACGGCGACGATGTGCGTCAGGCCCGCGAGTTTCTCGCGGCACTGGACCTCGGTCTGTTTTTGGAAGTGATCGATGTGCCGGCTTCGGCCGTCGACCGGCGTGAGGCGGTCCGGGCAATCGAGGATTACAAGCCGCTCGACGTGCAATCGGCGGCCTTTGCGTTGGCGTTGTGCCGCGGCATCCGGCAGCGATACGCCGACTGGACTTACCTGGCCGACGGCGACGGCGGCGACGAAAACCTCAAAGACTACCCCATCGAAGCCAACCCCGAGCTGACGGTCCGCAGCGTGCTCAACAACCTGATGCTCTATCAAGAGGGTTGGGGCGTCGAGGCGATCAAGCACTCGCTGACGTATTCCGGTGGGCAAAGCCGCGGCCATGTGCGGTCGTACGCTCCGGCCCGGCTGTGCGGATTCAAGGGCTTCAGCCCCTACGCGCTGCCGAATGTAATCCAAGTGTCGGAAGGGATTCCGTTCATCGAGCTGACCGAGTGGCAGCACGACAGGCTCTATGCGTTGAAGGGCGAAATCGTGCGCCGCGGCGTGCAGGCGGTCACCGGATTGTCGATGCCGGTGTTCGAAAAGCGTCGCTTCCAGCACGGCGCCGGCGCTCGCGAGCGGCTGGCGGAGCGGCTGCCGGACGATCCGCAGGTATACCGTCGCGAGTTCGCGGCGATGTATGGTTAGCGGTCGGCCCCTGCCACCGGAGACTGACCGGGCACCGGCAAAAGCGTCGCGCGCGACGCTTTTGCCCACCGTAGCCCTTTCGCTCCGCGAGAGGAAAGCCGTTTACCTCGCGACCATGCGACCACGGACAACAAACCAATTTTCGATTTCAAAGAGCTTAGTCGGAGCGCTCCGCGCCGCCTGCCCTGTCAGCCGTCCCACTGCCAAATTGGCCGACACGACAGCCAGCCGGTTGTTGCAGCTATTTCCATGCCGACAATGAACAAATTAACACATCTTCGTCGCTCGGTTCGCCCTGCCGCATCCAATCCGCCTGTCAGTCGCTCTAGGATAAGTGTGGGTGTCCTGCTTCACCATTTCTCGGCTGCGGGGGGGCGGAACCGGGCGAACCGCGCGCCGTATCCGGATCCCTCACGACGTTTGCTTGGTCCCCGTTCGCGCGCGGCAACGATGGGTGTCTTGCTTCGGCATCGCATGATTGCGGCCACTGGCCGCAGACCCCGAAGGGGTCGTATTCGATAGCCCAGGGTGCAGCGCAGCGGAACCCTGGGTTAGTAGCGGCATTGGCATTGTCAGCCCCAACGGGGCGCCATTCCCTGGAGGCCGCGCCGAACGGTTGGGCTGGTAGCCGAATCGGCCGGCCCCCCCGACATCGCCTGTGGATCGCTTGCATGATAGAATTGGTTCCCGTAGACCTGCCCTTGCTTGGCGGCCTGCGGGGATTGGCCCCCGGCTCGACGGGCGAGCTCTCGGCCGTCGATGTTGTCACTGCGCATCGAAAAGCCGAGTCCGTTTTCGCGGCAAAAGGGGTTGTGCTGAAGCGGTCGACCAGCGGTGAAATGACCAAAATGAAGCAACGGATTGCCGCAGCCTATCGGCAGCAGAGGTCTGGACCGTCGCGCACCGCATCACGCGGTCGCCACGGCCGCAAAAGCAGACCTGGAAAAGGGACCCGGAAAAGGGAATCAGTAACCGCCCTTCACGGCAAGCGTCCCGCAGATCACCCATGCCGACAGGTGCATCGCCAGGCCGCATGTGTTAGCCTTAAGGCAGCGTAAACATTCCGCTCGACCATGGCGTCGCCACCGCCTTCCACGCGAAAACCGCGGCTCACGGGGTCACCAGTATGCGAAAACCGGCCAGGAAACAGAGCATTCAGCTTGTGATTCAACGCATCGTCGCGCGGATCGTCAAACGGTTCCACCCCGAGAGAATCATTCTTTTTGGATCGCAAGCGCGGGAA includes the following:
- a CDS encoding asparagine synthase-related protein — its product is MHQNIALERLVDLSNPEANLILNMSLDEAIARLASGDPEQVRAIDGQFALVHREGKTVRMARSIGRPLRYFIAKRAEGPCLVVAERIDAIRDFLAAEGLVGQFHPSYTRMVPAHHLVEIALVGCPDPNPTYRRFFTPQRNSLPADIDAIGRAYIGALAEECRKWLGQIGPREPIGVLFSGGVDSGAVFVLLYHLLLATGQSPARLKAFTLSVDGDGDDVRQAREFLAALDLGLFLEVIDVPASAVDRREAVRAIEDYKPLDVQSAAFALALCRGIRQRYADWTYLADGDGGDENLKDYPIEANPELTVRSVLNNLMLYQEGWGVEAIKHSLTYSGGQSRGHVRSYAPARLCGFKGFSPYALPNVIQVSEGIPFIELTEWQHDRLYALKGEIVRRGVQAVTGLSMPVFEKRRFQHGAGARERLAERLPDDPQVYRREFAAMYG
- a CDS encoding tetratricopeptide repeat protein, encoding MALATVACYKNLVNSGFVNLDDDYYVTRNPWVQMGLSRPSVHWAFTTMAVANWHPLTWLSLELDYQLFGPAPAGFHATNLVLHVANTLLLYWLLRRWTGAAGRSACVAAFFSLHPLHVESVAWITERKDVLSTLFLLLSLLAWQVYVRRAGVGAYAASLTLFILSLMAKPMGITLPLLLLLLDFWPLARGGEVGPNRTPWMPSKAMLVAEKLPFFLVSAACAAVTVLAQGHGGALAYGRSLSLADRLLAVPVNYLIYLRQTLWPAGLAVFYRHPGGDLPMWQPLAAAVVLALVTISARWLRQTRPYLTVGWFWFLISLLPVIGLVQTGAQATADRYMYLPMIGLLIGACWGGWDLAVRWRCREVLVLAATICLLACAGLTFRQVATWHDSVTLWQRAVSVAPPAVLSFVNYASALKEAGMTDEAQHWYREALAIDPDDFAANSGLGIVLSNKGHQEEAERHLLTALKSRPKHPLLLENLGIVKELQGHLDAAVEYYQLSAGFDPQSPRIQQHLQRVRQKQAAGPSQP
- a CDS encoding GNAT family N-acetyltransferase, coding for MANAKIDVVGVEDIPLITELYGQIYRPAKEAAFFQRRFLGRYNGLRLIAALDNRPVGFFLGFELKPSVYFSWLYGVLPEFRRKGIASQLMDAVHAWAAEHDYAWVRFECQNGHRPMLHLAIAREYNLVGIRWDPDLGSNLVIFEKELSPVEE